A genomic segment from Thermogemmatispora onikobensis encodes:
- a CDS encoding U32 family peptidase, translated as MQETRAFLRRLGLPTGDAHDLPTSSKRFPDGAQYRVEIPSVEGPAALEAVRQAALEYGVRIHRISQGSGIMLLRSDEIRAMAHLGHEMGIEVSLFVGPRAGWDTGAQFVSRSGRNLGARQRGMDQLLYALEDIRRAARLGIRSVLVADEGLLWVAGEMKKAGELPPDFVFKLSVQIGTANPAAARVMEQLGGTTLNTPTDLSLAQLAAIRQATDMPLDVYVEAPDDFGGFVRHYEIAELVRVAAPVYLKFGLRNAPDVYPSGSHLEATVVALSRERVRRASIGLELLQRYYPEATTSELRAPGLGVPEPPAAD; from the coding sequence ATGCAGGAGACGCGCGCCTTCTTGCGGCGGCTGGGTCTGCCGACGGGAGACGCCCACGACCTGCCCACCTCCTCCAAGCGTTTCCCCGACGGGGCCCAGTATCGTGTTGAAATTCCCAGTGTTGAGGGACCGGCGGCCCTGGAGGCCGTGCGCCAGGCGGCCCTTGAATATGGGGTGCGTATCCATCGGATCTCGCAGGGGAGCGGCATCATGTTGCTGCGCAGCGACGAAATTCGGGCGATGGCCCATCTGGGGCATGAGATGGGCATTGAGGTCAGCCTCTTTGTTGGGCCGCGGGCCGGCTGGGACACAGGGGCCCAGTTCGTGAGTCGTTCAGGACGGAATCTCGGAGCCAGACAGCGCGGCATGGACCAGCTCCTCTACGCCCTGGAAGACATCCGTCGTGCCGCTCGCCTGGGCATCCGCTCGGTGCTGGTAGCTGACGAGGGCCTGCTGTGGGTTGCTGGGGAAATGAAGAAGGCTGGCGAGCTACCTCCGGACTTCGTCTTCAAGCTCTCCGTCCAGATCGGCACCGCGAACCCGGCGGCGGCGCGTGTCATGGAGCAGCTTGGTGGCACTACCTTGAACACGCCAACCGATCTCTCGCTCGCGCAGCTGGCGGCCATCCGGCAAGCGACCGACATGCCGCTGGATGTCTATGTCGAAGCTCCCGACGACTTCGGTGGCTTCGTGCGTCACTACGAAATTGCCGAGCTAGTGCGGGTGGCCGCCCCGGTTTACCTCAAATTTGGCCTGCGCAACGCCCCCGATGTCTATCCTAGTGGCAGTCATCTGGAGGCCACCGTGGTCGCCCTCTCGCGCGAGCGTGTGCGGCGGGCCAGCATTGGCCTGGAACTCTTGCAGCGCTACTATCCCGAAGCCACCACTTCCGAACTGCGTGCGCCGGGACTGGGCGTACCCGAGCCACCTGCTGCAGATTAG
- a CDS encoding carboxylesterase/lipase family protein, producing the protein MADLIVETSAGKVRGTTIHDIATFKGIPYGGPTGGRNRFRPPTKPEPWAGVRDALKYGPACPQPPEGMKRLRAIIGEGGREEESEDCLFLNVWTPAVADGRKRPVLFWCHGGGFSMGSGSAAFYRGTNLARRGDVVVVTVNHRLGPFGYLHLADLLGDDYAESGNVGMLDLVAALEWVRDNIEAFGGDPQNVTIFGESGGGAKVCVLMAMPSAAGLFHRAIVQSGPAQRIATRGKATERAERLLQALGISPANREQLHEIPTQRIIEVNDAVNPNALGPWGPVVDGQILPQHPFDPQAPAISAQVPLIIGTNKDEATLFLLGDAQLGALDEDGLRQRVQLLLRDKEAAERLLAAYAGAYPDWRPAERYVALLSDAMMRINSIRLAERKAAQGAAPVYMYLFTWETPILDGKLKSCHALEIPFVFDNLEPARRFLGAAEGLQPELQELAARMSGAWLAFARDGLPAAPGLPDWPAYTPEQRATMIFDLTCRLVNDPGGELRRAWEGLPLRGLSE; encoded by the coding sequence ATGGCTGATCTCATTGTCGAAACCTCTGCCGGGAAAGTCAGAGGAACCACCATCCATGACATCGCAACCTTCAAGGGCATTCCCTATGGCGGGCCGACGGGGGGGCGCAACCGCTTCCGCCCGCCGACGAAGCCGGAACCCTGGGCTGGGGTCCGTGATGCCCTCAAGTATGGCCCGGCCTGTCCGCAGCCGCCCGAAGGGATGAAGCGCCTACGGGCTATCATTGGCGAGGGCGGGCGCGAAGAAGAGAGCGAGGACTGCCTCTTCCTGAACGTCTGGACGCCGGCGGTCGCTGATGGCCGCAAGCGTCCTGTGCTCTTCTGGTGTCACGGTGGCGGCTTCAGCATGGGTTCTGGCTCGGCAGCCTTCTATCGCGGCACCAATCTCGCGCGGCGCGGCGATGTTGTGGTCGTCACTGTCAATCACCGGCTGGGGCCGTTTGGCTACCTGCATCTGGCTGACCTGCTTGGTGATGACTACGCCGAGTCTGGCAACGTCGGCATGCTCGATCTCGTCGCGGCTCTGGAGTGGGTGCGGGACAACATTGAAGCCTTTGGCGGTGATCCGCAGAACGTTACCATCTTCGGCGAATCGGGTGGCGGTGCCAAGGTTTGCGTCCTGATGGCCATGCCGTCTGCCGCTGGCCTCTTTCATCGCGCCATTGTCCAAAGCGGGCCGGCTCAGCGCATAGCCACGCGCGGGAAGGCCACCGAGCGCGCCGAGCGCCTGCTTCAGGCGCTCGGCATCTCGCCTGCCAACAGAGAGCAGCTGCACGAGATCCCAACGCAGCGCATCATCGAAGTCAACGACGCCGTCAATCCCAATGCTCTTGGTCCCTGGGGACCGGTGGTCGATGGCCAGATTCTGCCGCAGCATCCCTTTGATCCCCAGGCGCCGGCCATCTCGGCGCAAGTCCCGCTCATCATTGGCACCAATAAAGACGAAGCGACCCTCTTCCTGCTGGGAGACGCTCAGCTTGGCGCCCTTGACGAGGATGGGCTACGGCAGCGGGTCCAGCTGCTGCTCAGGGACAAAGAAGCTGCTGAGCGCCTGCTGGCGGCGTATGCTGGTGCCTATCCCGACTGGAGGCCGGCGGAGCGGTATGTGGCTCTCCTGAGCGATGCCATGATGCGCATCAACTCCATTCGTCTGGCCGAGCGTAAAGCAGCCCAGGGTGCGGCGCCCGTTTACATGTATCTCTTCACCTGGGAGACTCCGATCCTCGATGGCAAGCTCAAATCCTGTCACGCCCTGGAGATCCCCTTTGTCTTCGACAACCTGGAACCGGCGCGGCGTTTCCTGGGCGCCGCCGAGGGCCTGCAGCCAGAGCTGCAGGAGTTGGCCGCCAGGATGAGCGGCGCCTGGCTGGCCTTCGCGCGCGACGGCCTGCCCGCGGCCCCTGGTTTGCCGGACTGGCCTGCGTACACCCCCGAGCAGCGGGCCACAATGATCTTTGATCTCACCTGTCGCCTTGTGAACGATCCTGGTGGCGAGCTGCGGCGAGCCTGGGAGGGCCTCCCGTTGCGCGGCCTCTCCGAATAA
- a CDS encoding MBL fold metallo-hydrolase, giving the protein MEIVPGIHRQEAYIGKKLMAHHLIVGERSLLVDAGTPELAREVLIPWLAEQLGDPARLDMILVTHGDVDHFGGLETLRAACPRALTLVPALDRRWIEDTEAIFRERYDAYHADHGLTYAPEMTQMLRSWQGKPIPTALGLTGGEDIRCGPELVLQVLHVPGHTPGHLMLWEPRRRVAIIGDALNGATQIDRDGAPTAPPPYTDRDIYLTSIQTIASLQPALLLTGHFPIMRDQEVTTFLQASRDFVLRTDAVLARLLAEATEPLTLARLIELTDPVLGPFGFPPDLEYALEAHMRWLERYGRVRRLQHEGVVAWEAVRD; this is encoded by the coding sequence ATGGAGATTGTACCTGGCATTCACCGCCAGGAAGCCTACATCGGCAAGAAGCTGATGGCCCATCACTTGATCGTTGGCGAGCGCTCGCTGCTGGTCGACGCAGGTACGCCCGAGCTGGCTCGCGAGGTGCTGATTCCCTGGCTCGCGGAGCAGCTAGGCGATCCCGCCCGCCTGGATATGATCCTGGTGACGCATGGCGATGTCGACCACTTCGGCGGCCTGGAGACGCTGCGCGCCGCCTGCCCACGAGCGTTGACGCTGGTGCCCGCTCTCGATCGGCGCTGGATCGAGGACACAGAGGCAATCTTCCGCGAGCGCTACGATGCCTACCATGCCGATCACGGCCTGACCTATGCCCCGGAGATGACGCAGATGCTGCGCTCCTGGCAAGGAAAGCCGATTCCAACAGCGCTCGGCCTGACCGGCGGTGAGGACATCCGTTGCGGGCCTGAGCTGGTGCTCCAGGTGCTCCACGTGCCCGGCCATACGCCAGGCCATCTGATGCTGTGGGAACCCCGCCGGCGCGTGGCAATTATCGGCGATGCCCTCAATGGCGCTACCCAGATCGATCGCGATGGTGCTCCGACGGCTCCTCCTCCCTATACCGATCGTGATATCTATCTGACCTCGATCCAGACGATCGCTTCGCTGCAACCAGCGCTCCTGCTCACCGGCCATTTCCCTATCATGCGCGACCAGGAAGTGACCACCTTTCTGCAGGCGAGCCGCGATTTTGTGCTGCGCACCGACGCTGTGCTGGCACGCCTGCTGGCCGAGGCGACGGAGCCCTTGACGCTCGCTCGTTTGATTGAGCTGACTGACCCCGTGCTCGGCCCCTTTGGCTTTCCACCCGACCTGGAGTATGCCCTGGAGGCGCATATGCGCTGGCTGGAGCGCTACGGGCGCGTGCGCCGCCTTCAGCACGAAGGGGTTGTCGCCTGGGAGGCCGTTCGAGACTGA
- a CDS encoding SDR family NAD(P)-dependent oxidoreductase, with product MGVLSGRLALVTGAGMGIGQGIAVELARQGASVGIHYAHSEEGARETLARIEALGGKAVAVKGNLAHVADCRRVVDEAAEALGGLDILVNNAGVTRADDFLKISEETYNEVFDLNMRGYFFCAQQAVQYMLKRGGGSIVNITSIHGYAGFPRHSAYAATKGAIIAFTRELAIELAPQRIRVNAVGPGIIEVPRYFAIPGYTRELGNTLVPWGRVGHPEDIGPAVAFLVSDAAEFITGQVLYVDGGTTARMGLWWDQGDTPQ from the coding sequence ATGGGAGTGCTTTCCGGTCGCCTGGCGTTGGTCACCGGTGCCGGGATGGGCATCGGCCAGGGCATTGCCGTCGAGCTGGCGCGCCAGGGCGCCAGCGTTGGTATCCACTATGCTCACAGCGAAGAGGGCGCCCGCGAAACGCTGGCGCGCATTGAAGCACTGGGCGGCAAAGCGGTCGCCGTCAAGGGCAATCTGGCCCACGTAGCCGACTGCCGCCGCGTCGTCGATGAGGCTGCTGAGGCCCTGGGCGGCCTCGACATTTTGGTCAATAACGCAGGGGTCACTCGCGCCGATGATTTCCTCAAAATCAGCGAAGAGACCTACAATGAGGTCTTCGACCTCAATATGCGTGGCTACTTCTTCTGCGCTCAACAGGCCGTGCAGTACATGCTCAAGCGCGGCGGTGGCTCAATCGTGAACATCACTTCGATTCATGGCTACGCCGGCTTTCCCCGCCATTCAGCCTACGCTGCTACCAAGGGGGCCATCATCGCCTTCACACGTGAGCTGGCCATCGAACTGGCCCCCCAGCGTATTCGCGTCAACGCTGTCGGCCCCGGCATCATCGAGGTACCGCGCTATTTCGCCATCCCGGGCTACACCCGCGAGCTGGGCAATACCCTGGTGCCCTGGGGGCGCGTCGGCCACCCCGAAGATATCGGGCCAGCAGTTGCCTTCCTCGTCTCGGACGCCGCCGAATTCATCACCGGCCAGGTGCTCTATGTCGATGGCGGCACTACCGCCCGTATGGGGCTGTGGTGGGATCAGGGGGATACCCCTCAGTAG
- a CDS encoding sulfite exporter TauE/SafE family protein, giving the protein MIFCGSVVAGLLGSLIGLGGGVLIVPLLTLAFGLPISFAIGASIISVIATSSGAAAAYVRDRITNMRVGMFLELATTTGAISGAFLAGLLAPGVLGVIFGIILLLSALPTLFKMGEELPSGVQNDWLATHLNLASSYPDEHLGREVSYQVTHTPLGLILMYVAGVISGLLGIGSGAFKVLAMDVVMRLPLKVSTTTSNFMIGVTAAASAGIYFARGDIPPLVAAPVALGILLGALIGSRLLSRLSNRVIRLVFLPVIVATAVEMILHGLGIGGI; this is encoded by the coding sequence TTGATTTTCTGCGGCTCAGTCGTTGCCGGCCTCCTCGGTTCCCTGATCGGCCTGGGAGGCGGCGTTTTGATCGTGCCCTTGCTGACGCTGGCTTTCGGATTGCCCATCAGCTTCGCCATCGGAGCCAGCATCATCTCGGTGATTGCCACCTCCAGCGGCGCGGCTGCAGCTTACGTGCGCGACCGCATTACCAATATGCGTGTGGGCATGTTTTTGGAGCTGGCCACCACCACGGGAGCCATCAGCGGCGCTTTTCTGGCCGGACTGCTCGCCCCGGGCGTCCTGGGGGTCATCTTCGGCATCATCCTGTTGCTATCGGCTCTGCCCACGCTCTTCAAAATGGGCGAAGAGCTTCCCTCGGGCGTGCAGAATGATTGGCTGGCCACCCACCTGAATCTGGCAAGCAGCTACCCTGATGAGCATCTCGGGCGTGAGGTTAGCTATCAGGTGACACATACCCCCTTGGGGCTGATTCTCATGTATGTGGCTGGAGTCATCTCGGGCCTGCTGGGCATCGGTAGCGGCGCCTTTAAGGTGCTGGCTATGGATGTTGTGATGCGCCTGCCCCTGAAGGTCTCGACAACCACGAGCAACTTTATGATCGGCGTGACGGCAGCGGCAAGCGCCGGCATCTATTTTGCCCGCGGCGATATTCCTCCTCTGGTGGCCGCGCCCGTAGCCTTGGGCATTCTCCTCGGGGCCTTGATTGGCTCTCGCTTGCTCTCGCGCCTCAGCAATCGCGTTATCCGTTTGGTCTTTTTGCCAGTGATTGTGGCAACCGCGGTGGAGATGATTCTCCACGGTCTGGGGATCGGAGGTATCTAG
- a CDS encoding DMT family transporter → MHVSPSPTTRQDRSRRSLAGLAPLGASCLWGGMYVVSRASFGAIPPVTLGLLRLLLGGAALWLALRLGGHREPLPRQERWRLPLLGLCIAATITTQFVGTELASAHDGALLTTITPLFIVPLAWLLLGERPQWRVVAGTTLALVGVVIIVGSEQGSNPSAQARSLLIGDGLLIISAFFWALFTVLGTPLVRKHSALVVTTYGTLWSLVFFAPLALWELSQHPVLSFSPGALASVLYLGLGATALAWFLWYRGVERLPAGVAAIFFFAQPLVGGLLSALLLQEVLGPGFWLGGLVLALGIMLASL, encoded by the coding sequence GTGCACGTTTCTCCCTCACCAACGACACGCCAGGACCGCAGCAGACGGAGTCTGGCAGGCTTAGCCCCACTTGGGGCCTCTTGCCTCTGGGGAGGCATGTACGTAGTGAGTCGCGCCAGCTTTGGCGCTATTCCTCCGGTGACGCTAGGATTGCTGCGCCTTCTGTTGGGAGGCGCCGCCCTCTGGCTGGCACTGCGCCTGGGCGGCCATCGGGAACCTCTACCGCGTCAGGAACGCTGGCGCCTGCCTTTGCTCGGCCTGTGCATCGCCGCCACTATCACCACGCAGTTTGTCGGGACCGAGCTGGCCAGCGCCCATGATGGAGCGCTGTTGACCACGATCACGCCTCTTTTCATTGTACCGCTGGCCTGGCTCTTGCTCGGCGAGCGCCCGCAATGGCGCGTCGTTGCTGGTACCACGCTGGCTCTGGTTGGTGTGGTAATCATCGTTGGCAGCGAGCAGGGAAGCAACCCAAGCGCGCAGGCCCGCTCGTTGCTCATCGGTGATGGGCTGCTGATTATCTCGGCCTTCTTTTGGGCCTTGTTTACTGTTCTCGGGACGCCACTTGTCCGCAAACACTCGGCTTTGGTGGTCACAACCTACGGGACGCTTTGGAGCCTGGTCTTTTTCGCTCCTCTGGCCCTGTGGGAGTTGAGTCAGCACCCTGTGCTTTCTTTCTCGCCTGGCGCTCTGGCCAGTGTGCTCTACCTGGGATTGGGAGCAACAGCCCTCGCCTGGTTTCTCTGGTACCGCGGTGTGGAACGGCTGCCCGCGGGAGTGGCGGCTATTTTTTTCTTCGCCCAGCCGCTGGTCGGCGGTTTGCTGAGCGCACTTTTGCTACAGGAAGTCCTGGGGCCTGGCTTCTGGCTTGGTGGCCTGGTGCTGGCGTTGGGGATCATGCTGGCTTCGCTCTGA